A portion of the Juglans microcarpa x Juglans regia isolate MS1-56 chromosome 1D, Jm3101_v1.0, whole genome shotgun sequence genome contains these proteins:
- the LOC121241977 gene encoding probable protein phosphatase 2C 35 isoform X4: MGCVNGKCCGRYPQSSDGDSRDYRESGPYNVQGIHVLTQRSLESIPVPSHNFHLEYSVHTQRGYYPDSPDKENQDNLCIRTQIQGNPNIHFFGVFDGHGQFGAQCSNFVKDRLVEILANDPSFSDDPVKAFNSAFLTTNYELHNSDIDDSMSGTTAITVLVVGDTLFVANVGDSRAVIAVQEGNRIRAEDLSNDQTPFRKDEYERVKQCGARVLSVDQVEGFKDPNIQSWGNEESQGGDPPRLWVQNGMYPGTAFTRSVGDSTAEKIGVVAVPEVLMVQLTANHLFFVVASDGVFEFLSSQAVVDMVASYTDPRDACAAIAGESYKIWMEHENRTDDITIIIVHIKVRCWYYRWIKCNQY, from the exons ATGGGCTGCGTCAACGGCAAATGCTGTGGCCGGTACCCACAGTCATCAGATGGCGATTCCCGAGACTACAGAGAATCGGGTCCGTACAATGTGCAAGGTATACACGTACTCACACAGAGATCCCTGGAGTCTATTCCTGTTCCTTCCCACAATTTTCATTTGGAGTACTCGGTTCACACGCAGCGTGGTTACTACCCGGACTCGCCGGATAAAGAAAACCAAGACAATTTATGCATTAGGACACAGATTCAAGGTAACCCAAATATCCATTTCTTTGGTGTATTTGATGGGCACGGTCAATTTGGCGCACAGTGTTCGAATTTTGTCAAGGATAGGTTGGTAGAAATACTGGCTAATGACCCTTCATTCTCGGATGACCCTGTTAAAGCTTTTAACTCTGCATTTCTGACCACTAATTATGAGTTACATAATAGCGACATTGATGATTCAATGAGTGGTACAACCGCGATTACGGTGCTTGTTGTTGGGGATACACTTTTCGTGGCGAATGTGGGCGATTCCAGGGCTGTGATTGCGGTGCAAGAGGGGAATCGAATCAGAGCCGAGGACCTATCAAATGATCAGACGCCATTTAGGAAAGATGAGTATGAGAGAGTGAAGCAATGCGGGGCCAGGGTTTTGAGTGTTGATCAAGTGGAGGGGTTTAAGGATCCAAATATTCAGTCGTGGGGCAATGAAGAGTCTCAAGGCGGCGATCCTCCAAGGTTGTGGGTTCAGAATGGGATGTATCCGGGAACTGCGTTTACTAGGAGCGTAGGAGATAGTACGGCTGAGAAGATTGGTGTGGTGGCTGTTCCTGAAGTGTTGATGGTTCAGCTTACAGCCAATcatcttttctttgttgttgcAAGCGATGGGGTTTTTGAGTTCCTGTCCAGCCAAGCAGTTGTTGATATG GTGGCAAGTTATACAGATCCCCGAGATGCATGTGCTGCCATTGCCGGAGAATCGTACAAAATATGGATGGAACACGAAAACCGGACAGATGATATTACAATCATCATTGTTCATATCAAAG TCAGGTGCTGGTACTACAGATGGATCAAGTGCAACCAATATTAG
- the LOC121242350 gene encoding peptide methionine sulfoxide reductase B5-like, whose product MIYKWACSNRRVKEWRLICVTVIVAELVGMASPGSVQKTEEEWRAVLSPEQFRILRNKGTELKGTGEYDKFFEEGIYSCAGCGTPLYKSTTKFNSGCGWPAFYEGFPGAITRTPDPDGRRTEITCTACGGHLGHVFKGEGFKTPTDERHCVNSVSIKFASANSAPSL is encoded by the exons atgatttacaaatGGGCTTGTTCGAATCGAAGGGTCAAAGAGTGGCGGCTCATTTGTGTGACTGTGATAGTAGCAGAGTTGGTTGGTATGGCTTCACCGGGTTCGGTTCAGAAAACAGAGGAGGAGTGGAGGGCTGTCCTCTCTCCCGAGCAATTTCGGATTCTTCGAAACAAAGGGACAGA GCTGAAAGGAACTGGGGAATATGATAAGTTCTTCGAGGAAGGGATTTACAGCTGTGCCGGTTGTGGAACACCACTCTATAAATCCACAACCAAATTTAATTCTGGATGTGGTTGGCCTGCTTTCTATGAGGGATTCCCTGGAGCCATAACTCGCACT CCGGACCCAGATGGAAGGAGAACTGAGATCACATGCACAGCTTGTGGAGGGCACTTAGGCCATGTTTTCAAGGGGGAGGGATTCAAAACTCCCACAGATGAACGCCACTGTGTCAATAGTGTTTCCATCAAGTTTGCTTCTGCAAACTCTGCTCCTTCACTATGA
- the LOC121241977 gene encoding probable protein phosphatase 2C 35 isoform X2 — translation MGCVNGKCCGRYPQSSDGDSRDYRESGPYNVQGIHVLTQRSLESIPVPSHNFHLEYSVHTQRGYYPDSPDKENQDNLCIRTQIQGNPNIHFFGVFDGHGQFGAQCSNFVKDRLVEILANDPSFSDDPVKAFNSAFLTTNYELHNSDIDDSMSGTTAITVLVVGDTLFVANVGDSRAVIAVQEGNRIRAEDLSNDQTPFRKDEYERVKQCGARVLSVDQVEGFKDPNIQSWGNEESQGGDPPRLWVQNGMYPGTAFTRSVGDSTAEKIGVVAVPEVLMVQLTANHLFFVVASDGVFEFLSSQAVVDMVASYTDPRDACAAIAGESYKIWMEHENRTDDITIIIVHIKDGSSATNIRPMRFRRGISEVSFTSGSELYHSVRSDFSDLHPCQHVVSTNRSPAIIVPSPKHERPSEQDVGYCAFYRQQM, via the exons ATGGGCTGCGTCAACGGCAAATGCTGTGGCCGGTACCCACAGTCATCAGATGGCGATTCCCGAGACTACAGAGAATCGGGTCCGTACAATGTGCAAGGTATACACGTACTCACACAGAGATCCCTGGAGTCTATTCCTGTTCCTTCCCACAATTTTCATTTGGAGTACTCGGTTCACACGCAGCGTGGTTACTACCCGGACTCGCCGGATAAAGAAAACCAAGACAATTTATGCATTAGGACACAGATTCAAGGTAACCCAAATATCCATTTCTTTGGTGTATTTGATGGGCACGGTCAATTTGGCGCACAGTGTTCGAATTTTGTCAAGGATAGGTTGGTAGAAATACTGGCTAATGACCCTTCATTCTCGGATGACCCTGTTAAAGCTTTTAACTCTGCATTTCTGACCACTAATTATGAGTTACATAATAGCGACATTGATGATTCAATGAGTGGTACAACCGCGATTACGGTGCTTGTTGTTGGGGATACACTTTTCGTGGCGAATGTGGGCGATTCCAGGGCTGTGATTGCGGTGCAAGAGGGGAATCGAATCAGAGCCGAGGACCTATCAAATGATCAGACGCCATTTAGGAAAGATGAGTATGAGAGAGTGAAGCAATGCGGGGCCAGGGTTTTGAGTGTTGATCAAGTGGAGGGGTTTAAGGATCCAAATATTCAGTCGTGGGGCAATGAAGAGTCTCAAGGCGGCGATCCTCCAAGGTTGTGGGTTCAGAATGGGATGTATCCGGGAACTGCGTTTACTAGGAGCGTAGGAGATAGTACGGCTGAGAAGATTGGTGTGGTGGCTGTTCCTGAAGTGTTGATGGTTCAGCTTACAGCCAATcatcttttctttgttgttgcAAGCGATGGGGTTTTTGAGTTCCTGTCCAGCCAAGCAGTTGTTGATATG GTGGCAAGTTATACAGATCCCCGAGATGCATGTGCTGCCATTGCCGGAGAATCGTACAAAATATGGATGGAACACGAAAACCGGACAGATGATATTACAATCATCATTGTTCATATCAAAG ATGGATCAAGTGCAACCAATATTAGGCCAATGAGGTTCAGAAGAGGAATTTCTGAGGTATCCTTTACCAGTGGCTCAGAGCTTTACCATTCAGTAAGAAGTGACTTCTCAGACCTACATCCTTGCCAGCATGTGGTTTCAACTAATCGAAGCCCGGCTATCATTGTTCCATCTCCAAAACATGAGAGGCCATCAGAACAG GATGTAGGCTACTGTGCATTCTACCGGCAGCAGATGTAA
- the LOC121241977 gene encoding probable protein phosphatase 2C 35 isoform X3 → MGCVNGKCCGRYPQSSDGDSRDYRESGPYNVQGIHVLTQRSLESIPVPSHNFHLEYSVHTQRGYYPDSPDKENQDNLCIRTQIQGNPNIHFFGVFDGHGQFGAQCSNFVKDRLVEILANDPSFSDDPVKAFNSAFLTTNYELHNSDIDDSMSGTTAITVLVVGDTLFVANVGDSRAVIAVQEGNRIRAEDLSNDQTPFRKDEYERVKQCGARVLSVDQVEGFKDPNIQSWGNEESQGGDPPRLWVQNGMYPGTAFTRSVGDSTAEKIGVVAVPEVLMVQLTANHLFFVVASDGVFEFLSSQAVVDMVASYTDPRDACAAIAGESYKIWMEHENRTDDITIIIVHIKGFSNMDQVQPILGQ, encoded by the exons ATGGGCTGCGTCAACGGCAAATGCTGTGGCCGGTACCCACAGTCATCAGATGGCGATTCCCGAGACTACAGAGAATCGGGTCCGTACAATGTGCAAGGTATACACGTACTCACACAGAGATCCCTGGAGTCTATTCCTGTTCCTTCCCACAATTTTCATTTGGAGTACTCGGTTCACACGCAGCGTGGTTACTACCCGGACTCGCCGGATAAAGAAAACCAAGACAATTTATGCATTAGGACACAGATTCAAGGTAACCCAAATATCCATTTCTTTGGTGTATTTGATGGGCACGGTCAATTTGGCGCACAGTGTTCGAATTTTGTCAAGGATAGGTTGGTAGAAATACTGGCTAATGACCCTTCATTCTCGGATGACCCTGTTAAAGCTTTTAACTCTGCATTTCTGACCACTAATTATGAGTTACATAATAGCGACATTGATGATTCAATGAGTGGTACAACCGCGATTACGGTGCTTGTTGTTGGGGATACACTTTTCGTGGCGAATGTGGGCGATTCCAGGGCTGTGATTGCGGTGCAAGAGGGGAATCGAATCAGAGCCGAGGACCTATCAAATGATCAGACGCCATTTAGGAAAGATGAGTATGAGAGAGTGAAGCAATGCGGGGCCAGGGTTTTGAGTGTTGATCAAGTGGAGGGGTTTAAGGATCCAAATATTCAGTCGTGGGGCAATGAAGAGTCTCAAGGCGGCGATCCTCCAAGGTTGTGGGTTCAGAATGGGATGTATCCGGGAACTGCGTTTACTAGGAGCGTAGGAGATAGTACGGCTGAGAAGATTGGTGTGGTGGCTGTTCCTGAAGTGTTGATGGTTCAGCTTACAGCCAATcatcttttctttgttgttgcAAGCGATGGGGTTTTTGAGTTCCTGTCCAGCCAAGCAGTTGTTGATATG GTGGCAAGTTATACAGATCCCCGAGATGCATGTGCTGCCATTGCCGGAGAATCGTACAAAATATGGATGGAACACGAAAACCGGACAGATGATATTACAATCATCATTGTTCATATCAAAGGTTTTTCTAAT ATGGATCAAGTGCAACCAATATTAGGCCAATGA
- the LOC121241977 gene encoding probable protein phosphatase 2C 35 isoform X1, producing MGCVNGKCCGRYPQSSDGDSRDYRESGPYNVQGIHVLTQRSLESIPVPSHNFHLEYSVHTQRGYYPDSPDKENQDNLCIRTQIQGNPNIHFFGVFDGHGQFGAQCSNFVKDRLVEILANDPSFSDDPVKAFNSAFLTTNYELHNSDIDDSMSGTTAITVLVVGDTLFVANVGDSRAVIAVQEGNRIRAEDLSNDQTPFRKDEYERVKQCGARVLSVDQVEGFKDPNIQSWGNEESQGGDPPRLWVQNGMYPGTAFTRSVGDSTAEKIGVVAVPEVLMVQLTANHLFFVVASDGVFEFLSSQAVVDMVASYTDPRDACAAIAGESYKIWMEHENRTDDITIIIVHIKGFSNSGAGTTDGSSATNIRPMRFRRGISEVSFTSGSELYHSVRSDFSDLHPCQHVVSTNRSPAIIVPSPKHERPSEQDVGYCAFYRQQM from the exons ATGGGCTGCGTCAACGGCAAATGCTGTGGCCGGTACCCACAGTCATCAGATGGCGATTCCCGAGACTACAGAGAATCGGGTCCGTACAATGTGCAAGGTATACACGTACTCACACAGAGATCCCTGGAGTCTATTCCTGTTCCTTCCCACAATTTTCATTTGGAGTACTCGGTTCACACGCAGCGTGGTTACTACCCGGACTCGCCGGATAAAGAAAACCAAGACAATTTATGCATTAGGACACAGATTCAAGGTAACCCAAATATCCATTTCTTTGGTGTATTTGATGGGCACGGTCAATTTGGCGCACAGTGTTCGAATTTTGTCAAGGATAGGTTGGTAGAAATACTGGCTAATGACCCTTCATTCTCGGATGACCCTGTTAAAGCTTTTAACTCTGCATTTCTGACCACTAATTATGAGTTACATAATAGCGACATTGATGATTCAATGAGTGGTACAACCGCGATTACGGTGCTTGTTGTTGGGGATACACTTTTCGTGGCGAATGTGGGCGATTCCAGGGCTGTGATTGCGGTGCAAGAGGGGAATCGAATCAGAGCCGAGGACCTATCAAATGATCAGACGCCATTTAGGAAAGATGAGTATGAGAGAGTGAAGCAATGCGGGGCCAGGGTTTTGAGTGTTGATCAAGTGGAGGGGTTTAAGGATCCAAATATTCAGTCGTGGGGCAATGAAGAGTCTCAAGGCGGCGATCCTCCAAGGTTGTGGGTTCAGAATGGGATGTATCCGGGAACTGCGTTTACTAGGAGCGTAGGAGATAGTACGGCTGAGAAGATTGGTGTGGTGGCTGTTCCTGAAGTGTTGATGGTTCAGCTTACAGCCAATcatcttttctttgttgttgcAAGCGATGGGGTTTTTGAGTTCCTGTCCAGCCAAGCAGTTGTTGATATG GTGGCAAGTTATACAGATCCCCGAGATGCATGTGCTGCCATTGCCGGAGAATCGTACAAAATATGGATGGAACACGAAAACCGGACAGATGATATTACAATCATCATTGTTCATATCAAAGGTTTTTCTAAT TCAGGTGCTGGTACTACAGATGGATCAAGTGCAACCAATATTAGGCCAATGAGGTTCAGAAGAGGAATTTCTGAGGTATCCTTTACCAGTGGCTCAGAGCTTTACCATTCAGTAAGAAGTGACTTCTCAGACCTACATCCTTGCCAGCATGTGGTTTCAACTAATCGAAGCCCGGCTATCATTGTTCCATCTCCAAAACATGAGAGGCCATCAGAACAG GATGTAGGCTACTGTGCATTCTACCGGCAGCAGATGTAA